A genomic window from Maridesulfovibrio sp. includes:
- a CDS encoding HAD family acid phosphatase — MRLKQFCICLIFFCCSGCVTAKARLAESAEMMISLPQAREQVINYHESGQYAADVASLTESVGETSLKAIREKVKFPAVVMVVEDVLLSTYNARKKQIFSLNSAAMIDLENQVILSALSPIKPSLHLLDILLQRKIPVFLVSYRPESLRVPVIDNLSKAGISGWSKLFMKPPNYPENKNFCEEVRKGLQVTGYNIIATVGVLPEDVSGEFAGKTVLLPNYIYSER, encoded by the coding sequence TTGAGATTAAAGCAGTTTTGTATTTGTCTGATATTTTTTTGCTGTAGCGGGTGTGTTACTGCTAAAGCCCGCCTGGCTGAATCAGCTGAAATGATGATTTCCCTGCCACAAGCCCGGGAGCAGGTCATAAATTATCACGAGAGTGGTCAGTACGCTGCTGATGTCGCAAGTCTAACTGAATCCGTTGGCGAAACTTCGCTTAAAGCCATACGAGAGAAGGTTAAGTTTCCTGCGGTTGTGATGGTTGTGGAAGACGTGCTTCTGTCAACTTACAATGCGCGGAAAAAGCAGATTTTTTCCTTGAACTCAGCCGCAATGATCGATCTGGAGAATCAGGTAATATTAAGCGCTCTGTCGCCTATCAAGCCTTCCCTTCATTTGTTGGATATCCTGCTGCAACGCAAGATCCCTGTGTTTCTGGTTTCCTATAGACCCGAGAGTCTTAGGGTTCCGGTAATAGATAATTTATCCAAGGCTGGCATATCAGGCTGGTCCAAGTTGTTCATGAAGCCGCCTAACTATCCTGAAAATAAAAATTTTTGTGAGGAAGTCCGTAAAGGGTTGCAGGTTACAGGTTATAACATAATTGCTACCGTCGGAGTTTTGCCCGAAGATGTATCTGGTGAGTTTGCCGGGAAAACGGTTCTGCTGCCCAATTATATTTATTCAGAACGTTAA
- a CDS encoding NAD(P)/FAD-dependent oxidoreductase: MTETNYDIIILGVGPAGLQAAIHSARKGLKVLILGKNDKSSLWWAHIENFCCTLEISGEQILKTGQQQAESFGAVFFNEDVLKIKTPDLADLGGSGFTVTSETKEFKTKAIIICTGTTRNKLGVPGEKDLFGKGVSYCVECDGNFFRGEEVAIVGGESAAAGGALNLSHLASRVHLVSKEFNVAPELLEKLKTENITIHEGAEVEKITGENGVDGLVFKDGQKLDVTGVFIELGAKGVMSLAAELGIQLDESMRFIETDKQQRTNVPGVFAAGDICGPPLQMAKAVGEGCVAGLSAAKYVRTT; the protein is encoded by the coding sequence ATGACCGAAACCAATTACGACATCATCATTTTAGGGGTAGGACCTGCCGGGTTGCAGGCTGCTATTCACTCAGCGAGAAAAGGGCTCAAAGTCCTCATCCTCGGTAAAAACGACAAGAGCAGCCTCTGGTGGGCTCACATAGAAAACTTCTGTTGCACCTTGGAGATATCCGGTGAACAAATTCTGAAAACAGGCCAGCAACAGGCTGAAAGCTTCGGAGCGGTCTTTTTCAACGAAGACGTTCTGAAAATAAAGACTCCTGATCTGGCGGACCTCGGCGGAAGCGGCTTCACAGTTACTTCCGAAACCAAGGAATTCAAGACCAAAGCGATCATTATCTGCACCGGAACCACCCGCAACAAACTCGGAGTTCCCGGAGAAAAAGATCTATTTGGCAAAGGTGTAAGCTATTGCGTGGAATGTGACGGTAATTTTTTCAGAGGTGAGGAAGTTGCCATTGTCGGCGGTGAAAGTGCTGCTGCTGGCGGAGCTCTCAACCTGTCTCATCTTGCCTCCCGGGTTCACCTTGTTTCCAAAGAATTCAACGTTGCACCGGAATTATTGGAAAAGCTCAAAACAGAGAATATCACCATCCATGAAGGCGCCGAAGTTGAAAAAATAACAGGCGAAAACGGAGTTGATGGACTGGTATTCAAAGATGGCCAGAAACTGGATGTTACCGGGGTATTCATAGAGCTTGGAGCAAAAGGCGTTATGTCTCTTGCTGCAGAACTGGGTATCCAGCTTGATGAATCAATGCGATTTATTGAAACTGACAAGCAGCAGCGCACTAACGTGCCCGGGGTTTTCGCCGCCGGAGACATTTGCGGGCCGCCGCTCCAGATGGCCAAAGCTGTAGGCGAAGGTTGTGTGGCCGGCCTGAGCGCCGCTAAATATGTTCGCACTACTTGA
- a CDS encoding HD domain-containing protein, whose amino-acid sequence METYKKIFADFAGPYLYDALEHEKSNFQLKFDHSYDVFENSRSLCASELLSDELTESACIAALFHDTGRFPQYKKYGTFKDADSCNHGTLGARTILRHKLLDRLPRKQRNTILGAIALHNRTTLPGFISDELRTCTEIVRDSDKIDIIKILIPHMTDIRPGNEAPLMGLTEMPGQITDSILLSLNNGEPAIYNEMRCLNDFRLLLLSWSYDLNFVWSRQEMVNRGYVSILISQLPDTKQIHAIHKQVLEQLNS is encoded by the coding sequence ATGGAAACCTACAAAAAGATATTCGCAGATTTTGCCGGGCCGTACCTGTATGATGCCCTTGAGCATGAGAAGTCGAACTTCCAATTGAAGTTCGACCACTCTTATGATGTTTTCGAAAACAGCCGAAGCTTATGTGCGTCTGAACTTTTATCCGATGAACTTACGGAGTCAGCCTGCATAGCGGCATTGTTTCATGACACCGGTAGATTTCCGCAATATAAAAAATACGGGACTTTCAAGGATGCCGACTCCTGCAACCATGGAACCCTTGGCGCGAGGACGATTTTAAGACACAAACTGTTGGACAGACTGCCCCGCAAACAACGCAACACGATCCTTGGCGCAATAGCTCTTCACAACCGGACCACTCTGCCCGGATTCATTTCAGATGAACTGAGGACCTGCACGGAAATCGTGCGCGACTCCGATAAAATAGACATCATCAAAATTCTCATTCCGCACATGACCGATATAAGACCCGGAAATGAGGCTCCGCTTATGGGCTTAACTGAAATGCCAGGCCAAATTACGGATTCAATCCTGCTCTCTCTAAACAATGGAGAACCGGCTATTTACAACGAAATGCGTTGTCTCAATGATTTTAGACTGCTCCTTTTAAGCTGGTCATACGACTTGAATTTTGTCTGGTCACGCCAGGAAATGGTCAATCGCGGATACGTTTCAATTCTTATTTCCCAGCTTCCAGACACCAAACAGATTCATGCTATTCATAAACAGGTGCTGGAACAACTTAACTCTTGA
- a CDS encoding SHOCT domain-containing protein, whose translation MIQTVSSIFSFISGKYESNPHWDHWPFGPGYGDFWASAAKMLFVAAILGVIVIFLRVLFGPNGKFRDHELDREAAEMREKALAQLEEDLAAGKISEIDYKFKKKRIMY comes from the coding sequence ATGATTCAGACAGTTTCCTCTATTTTTTCATTTATATCCGGCAAATACGAAAGCAATCCCCATTGGGACCACTGGCCCTTCGGACCCGGCTACGGAGATTTTTGGGCCTCAGCAGCAAAGATGCTCTTCGTTGCCGCAATCCTTGGTGTGATCGTAATCTTTTTAAGAGTTCTCTTCGGCCCTAACGGAAAATTCCGTGATCATGAACTCGACCGTGAGGCCGCTGAAATGCGTGAAAAAGCTTTGGCGCAACTCGAAGAAGACCTCGCAGCCGGAAAGATTTCCGAGATTGACTATAAATTCAAGAAAAAAAGAATTATGTATTGA
- a CDS encoding TIM44-like domain-containing protein, whose protein sequence is MKLLGYLVLPLTIACLLVISAGNADAKRLGGGRSFGSKPSFSNTYKKPTSTTSSQRQASAPNQQKGGFARPGMGLLGGLLAGTFLGSMFGGFGGMGGGFFNLLIIGLLVYLGFKFFKSRSRGADDMYQQGNYQRGPDRSQDKSNMNVDPYARREQKAQNAWDHLSSKPSSQSAGTAPEQGGPVLNTPAGFDEDDFLEGAKVVYTRLQKSWDNRDMVDIEQFATSEVVNEIKQQAKEDPGPSQTDVLMVNARLLEVKEEGGMMSATVYYDVLLREDPSQSQPSQVREVWHFIKPAGSDGMWKLDGIQQLEE, encoded by the coding sequence ATGAAACTACTCGGGTATTTGGTTCTTCCCCTAACTATTGCCTGTCTGCTGGTCATTTCGGCTGGAAATGCGGACGCAAAAAGATTGGGCGGCGGAAGATCATTCGGCAGCAAGCCATCTTTTTCTAACACTTACAAAAAACCGACTTCCACTACCTCTTCGCAGAGGCAGGCCAGCGCCCCCAATCAGCAGAAGGGCGGTTTTGCGCGTCCCGGAATGGGGCTTCTTGGCGGTCTGCTGGCTGGAACTTTCCTTGGTTCCATGTTCGGTGGTTTCGGCGGGATGGGTGGCGGATTTTTCAATCTCCTGATTATCGGTCTGCTTGTCTACCTCGGATTCAAGTTTTTTAAGTCCCGCAGCCGCGGGGCAGATGATATGTACCAACAGGGTAATTACCAGCGCGGTCCGGACCGCTCTCAAGATAAAAGTAATATGAATGTTGATCCATACGCACGCAGGGAGCAGAAAGCCCAGAATGCATGGGATCACCTTTCCTCCAAGCCATCTTCTCAGTCTGCCGGCACCGCTCCAGAGCAGGGCGGACCTGTTTTGAACACTCCTGCCGGCTTTGACGAAGATGACTTCCTTGAAGGAGCGAAAGTCGTTTATACCCGTCTTCAGAAATCATGGGATAATCGTGATATGGTGGATATTGAACAATTCGCAACATCTGAAGTCGTAAATGAGATCAAACAACAGGCCAAGGAAGATCCCGGACCGTCCCAAACAGATGTATTGATGGTCAACGCCCGGTTGCTCGAAGTCAAGGAAGAGGGCGGAATGATGAGTGCAACCGTCTATTATGACGTCCTTTTACGTGAAGATCCTTCCCAGTCTCAGCCGAGTCAGGTGCGTGAAGTCTGGCATTTTATCAAGCCTGCTGGTTCTGATGGAATGTGGAAGCTGGACGGTATTCAGCAGCTTGAAGAGTAG
- a CDS encoding Hpt domain-containing protein produces the protein MRIVEKIDKDLKVLIPGFMEITQQEIEDLRQALDSGDLKSTARIGHNIKGSALNYGFQHLGDIGLRIESQSVQQNVEGVRAEFERLKKYVEQVEVEYY, from the coding sequence TTGAGAATTGTTGAAAAGATTGATAAAGATTTGAAGGTGTTGATTCCGGGATTTATGGAAATAACCCAGCAGGAAATCGAAGACCTCCGTCAGGCCCTTGATTCAGGAGACCTGAAAAGTACAGCCAGAATAGGGCATAACATAAAAGGTTCTGCCCTTAATTACGGTTTTCAACATCTTGGTGATATTGGGCTCAGGATTGAATCTCAATCGGTTCAGCAGAATGTTGAGGGCGTGCGGGCTGAGTTTGAGCGTCTTAAGAAATATGTCGAGCAGGTAGAGGTGGAATATTACTAA
- a CDS encoding HD-GYP domain-containing protein, with amino-acid sequence MLEKTKTTNLQEGMYVVCSANGFASLPPDLSNKTISSKTDISAILKLNIFEVLIDSEKSCIQNSFPQTTYSEEILFAREAYNNVLNCIQKIYEIIKNNGNLDISAYKKDVSPLIDSIDRNSSAAASLTVLARANRYLFTHSLNTAILSAILGRYIGLSRETVEELSIAALLMNVGQIWMPSNLLQKKGKLSKEEFQLVKQHTVKGSKYLLSQNTPESILKSVKSHHEKYDGTGYPEGLSGNDIPQFARIISICDSYDAMTSDRPYREALTPNSAIRHLYSMANSAFHPRYLESFIKCVGIYPVGCFVKLSDGRYGVVVTNTPKAPLLPQVKIVFNSRFRAIHPEFVDLANRSDQMKGDNLEIVECIHPKTFKLELDRFLW; translated from the coding sequence ATGCTAGAAAAAACAAAAACGACGAACCTTCAGGAAGGAATGTATGTTGTTTGCTCCGCAAACGGCTTTGCAAGCCTCCCGCCGGACCTTTCAAATAAAACAATCTCCTCCAAAACAGATATATCTGCCATACTTAAGCTTAACATCTTCGAGGTTCTGATTGATTCCGAAAAAAGCTGCATACAAAACAGCTTTCCCCAGACAACTTATTCTGAGGAGATTCTTTTTGCACGTGAAGCTTACAACAACGTGCTCAATTGCATTCAGAAAATTTATGAAATCATAAAGAACAACGGCAATCTCGATATTTCAGCATACAAGAAGGACGTCAGCCCTCTTATTGATTCAATAGACAGGAACAGCAGTGCGGCAGCCAGCCTCACCGTACTTGCCCGGGCAAACAGATATTTATTCACCCACAGCCTTAATACTGCAATCCTAAGTGCCATTCTGGGCCGTTACATAGGGCTATCTCGTGAAACGGTTGAAGAACTTTCCATCGCCGCCCTGCTTATGAACGTAGGACAGATATGGATGCCCTCCAACCTGTTGCAAAAAAAGGGTAAACTTTCCAAAGAAGAATTTCAGCTGGTTAAGCAGCACACAGTAAAAGGAAGTAAATATCTACTCAGCCAGAACACCCCTGAATCCATCCTTAAATCAGTGAAGTCTCACCATGAAAAATATGATGGAACAGGGTATCCTGAAGGGCTTTCGGGAAATGATATTCCGCAGTTTGCCCGTATAATTTCAATTTGTGATTCTTACGATGCAATGACTTCGGACCGACCCTACCGTGAGGCGCTGACCCCGAATTCGGCCATCAGGCACCTCTACTCCATGGCGAACTCTGCTTTTCACCCCAGATATCTGGAAAGCTTTATTAAATGTGTGGGGATTTATCCTGTAGGCTGCTTTGTAAAACTTTCCGACGGAAGATACGGTGTTGTTGTTACCAATACTCCAAAAGCACCTCTGCTTCCTCAGGTAAAAATTGTATTCAACAGCAGATTTCGCGCTATTCACCCTGAGTTCGTTGACCTTGCCAATCGGTCAGACCAAATGAAGGGTGACAATCTGGAAATTGTGGAATGCATCCACCCAAAGACATTCAAGTTGGAACTGGACAGATTTCTCTGGTAG
- a CDS encoding MerR family transcriptional regulator, producing MTNQYLSLREVGRRLDIPPSTIVYYKDKFSKFIPSMGDGGRRQKYSIEVVEIFRRIREMYGMNWTTEQIESELSLKFGALVDSINSDQQVINKAGLEPSSDMQTVIKGLSSVLGKVSDLLSNQALFQAELRDLREELSILRSEKRKLSAETNERIMDMAMEIGRLKRDRAELYRLIQDGNIGPDESSFPTAEYLEQPLVIRNSEGEYLGVAGKGRKHFSLEDFVKLLEDSVTTHRSVDLKWREDSGKWILVIDASDNDAPAQKKIVLVTEENVTPNNNTVVRIDSMEINGKSVPGALLFSLFKQIRESFDR from the coding sequence ATGACTAACCAGTATTTAAGTTTGAGAGAGGTCGGGAGAAGGTTGGATATCCCGCCTTCGACAATAGTTTATTATAAGGATAAATTCTCGAAATTTATTCCTTCTATGGGAGACGGTGGTCGTAGGCAGAAGTATTCAATTGAAGTTGTAGAAATTTTCAGGAGGATTCGTGAAATGTATGGAATGAATTGGACAACTGAACAGATTGAAAGTGAATTGAGCTTAAAATTTGGTGCTTTAGTAGATTCGATTAACTCTGATCAACAAGTGATCAATAAGGCCGGGCTTGAACCAAGTTCGGATATGCAGACAGTAATCAAAGGATTATCCTCAGTTTTAGGAAAGGTTTCCGACCTGCTATCGAATCAGGCTCTGTTCCAAGCAGAATTGCGTGATCTGCGTGAAGAGCTTTCCATCCTGCGTAGTGAAAAACGCAAGCTGTCTGCGGAAACAAATGAACGGATAATGGATATGGCGATGGAGATAGGACGCCTAAAACGTGACCGTGCAGAGTTGTACAGGCTTATACAGGATGGTAACATCGGACCAGATGAATCTTCTTTTCCAACCGCCGAGTATCTTGAGCAACCGCTGGTCATCCGTAATTCAGAAGGGGAATACTTGGGAGTTGCCGGTAAAGGGCGCAAACATTTTTCTCTGGAAGACTTTGTGAAACTTCTTGAAGACAGTGTTACAACTCATCGTAGTGTTGATCTTAAATGGCGAGAAGACAGCGGGAAATGGATTTTGGTTATTGATGCCAGTGACAATGATGCTCCGGCGCAGAAGAAAATTGTACTGGTAACTGAAGAGAATGTAACTCCGAACAATAATACTGTTGTGCGTATCGATAGTATGGAGATCAATGGCAAGTCTGTTCCTGGTGCCCTTTTATTTAGTCTTTTTAAACAGATACGTGAAAGTTTTGATCGCTAA
- a CDS encoding PqqD family protein, protein MKLFSKKRQVIPEMTRGEAMACKPVKNRDIDETRMENGLVMLSYPLRLKPLFADVAKRFGMWKDGAPPIKRLELDEMGTLVWDMIDGKNSVRMIAERFALKYKVLPREAEVATASFLRDLGKRGLIAFSGKQSRQN, encoded by the coding sequence ATGAAATTATTCAGTAAAAAAAGACAGGTTATCCCGGAGATGACGCGTGGCGAGGCCATGGCCTGCAAGCCTGTCAAAAACCGGGATATAGATGAAACCCGCATGGAAAATGGGCTGGTAATGCTTTCTTATCCCTTGCGGTTGAAACCTTTATTTGCGGACGTAGCCAAAAGATTCGGCATGTGGAAAGACGGAGCCCCGCCCATAAAAAGACTGGAACTTGATGAAATGGGGACCCTTGTATGGGATATGATCGACGGTAAAAACAGCGTCCGAATGATTGCTGAAAGATTTGCCCTGAAATATAAGGTATTACCCCGTGAAGCGGAAGTTGCGACAGCTTCATTTCTCAGGGATTTAGGAAAAAGGGGATTGATTGCTTTCAGCGGAAAGCAATCCAGACAAAACTAA
- a CDS encoding peptide transporter produces the protein MYDDKELQEYRDLLKTPTHFEEGFDWKTVIGAIFIGFLMMPGSMYLQLVIGQGIGPAARWVTIILFAEIAKRSYTELKQQEIFLLYYMAGAALASPFSGLLWQQYLVQSDAARMLGLTEFIPAWVAPQPGSDSLIERTFFHRDWLIPILLLVGAQIVQRIDHFGLGYALYRITSDVEKLPFPMAPVGALGTMALAESTEEKKASWKWRVFSIGGVIGLAFGAVYVLLPAVSGLIFTEPIRLIPIPWVELTPYTEKILPAVATGIQFDLGLFFIGMVLPFWAVIGGLIGIIITIFANPVLYEHGILHRWHPGMETVETVFANNFDFYMSFSIGLGLAIGLIGIYYVIKSFRGEHSKSRESWSKLFEPPEGRGDINFWVSIGIYVFSTLAYVGMSLLLVPNFPWIFFLLYGFIYTPVISYITARMEGIAGQFVSLPLVREASFIAGAKFFGYQGIEIWYAPIPIHNYGEATVHFREIELTGTSIRGIIKAELVVFPVVMIASLLFSQFIWQLAPIPSSNYPYAQELWHLQALNTLLMQTSTLEGNSLFFQALSGPVVMGGISLGLILYAILNTLGLPVLLVYGVVRGLGQSTPHGFILEVSGALIGRYFFQKKYGAMWRQYAPVLLAGFSCGMGLTGMFAMGCTLILKSLGKMAY, from the coding sequence ATGTACGACGATAAAGAGTTACAAGAATACCGGGACTTATTGAAGACGCCGACCCATTTTGAAGAAGGTTTTGATTGGAAAACCGTTATCGGCGCCATCTTCATCGGCTTTTTGATGATGCCGGGTAGCATGTACCTGCAACTGGTCATCGGTCAGGGCATCGGCCCCGCCGCGCGCTGGGTTACCATTATTCTCTTCGCCGAGATTGCCAAAAGGTCGTACACCGAGCTGAAACAACAAGAAATTTTCCTGCTCTACTACATGGCCGGGGCTGCTTTGGCCTCACCATTTTCGGGCTTGCTATGGCAACAATATTTAGTGCAGTCGGATGCTGCGCGCATGCTTGGGCTTACGGAATTTATCCCTGCGTGGGTTGCCCCTCAGCCGGGTTCAGATTCGCTTATTGAGCGGACATTCTTCCACCGTGATTGGTTAATACCTATTTTGTTGCTGGTGGGCGCACAGATTGTCCAGCGAATAGACCATTTCGGACTTGGTTACGCTCTTTATCGTATCACCTCAGATGTAGAAAAACTGCCTTTCCCCATGGCTCCGGTCGGCGCACTGGGAACCATGGCCCTGGCAGAATCAACGGAAGAGAAAAAAGCCAGCTGGAAATGGCGGGTTTTCTCGATCGGTGGGGTTATCGGCCTCGCTTTCGGGGCAGTTTACGTCCTGCTGCCAGCGGTTTCCGGGCTGATATTCACTGAACCAATCAGGCTTATTCCCATTCCATGGGTCGAGCTTACGCCGTATACAGAAAAAATACTGCCCGCAGTTGCAACCGGTATACAGTTTGATCTAGGGCTGTTTTTCATTGGCATGGTGCTGCCGTTCTGGGCTGTTATAGGAGGTCTGATCGGGATCATTATTACCATTTTCGCCAACCCTGTACTATATGAACACGGCATTCTGCACCGCTGGCATCCGGGCATGGAAACCGTAGAAACAGTTTTCGCAAACAACTTTGACTTTTATATGAGTTTCTCCATCGGACTGGGGCTGGCCATCGGTCTCATCGGTATTTATTACGTAATCAAATCTTTCCGTGGTGAACATTCCAAAAGCCGTGAGTCGTGGAGTAAACTTTTCGAGCCACCGGAAGGACGTGGAGACATCAACTTCTGGGTTTCCATTGGTATTTATGTTTTCTCGACTCTTGCCTACGTGGGCATGAGTTTATTGCTTGTCCCCAACTTTCCGTGGATCTTCTTTCTGCTTTACGGCTTTATCTACACTCCGGTAATATCCTACATTACCGCGCGAATGGAAGGTATCGCTGGACAATTTGTAAGTCTGCCTCTTGTACGTGAAGCAAGCTTCATCGCCGGAGCAAAATTTTTCGGTTATCAGGGAATTGAAATATGGTACGCACCAATCCCTATCCACAACTACGGTGAAGCAACTGTGCATTTCCGCGAAATCGAACTGACAGGAACATCTATCCGTGGCATTATCAAAGCAGAGCTGGTCGTTTTCCCGGTAGTAATGATCGCCAGTCTGCTATTTTCGCAATTCATCTGGCAGTTAGCCCCTATTCCTTCTTCCAACTACCCCTATGCTCAGGAACTCTGGCACTTACAAGCCCTGAACACACTGCTCATGCAGACATCGACTCTCGAAGGAAACTCCCTGTTCTTTCAGGCGCTGAGTGGGCCAGTAGTCATGGGTGGCATTAGTCTGGGCCTTATTCTCTATGCTATTTTAAATACTCTTGGTCTACCAGTACTACTGGTTTACGGTGTTGTCAGGGGACTTGGACAAAGTACACCGCATGGATTTATACTCGAAGTATCCGGAGCACTAATCGGCCGTTATTTCTTCCAGAAAAAATACGGTGCAATGTGGCGCCAGTACGCCCCAGTTCTGCTGGCCGGATTCTCATGCGGAATGGGCCTTACCGGTATGTTCGCAATGGGATGTACCCTTATCCTGAAATCGCTGGGCAAAATGGCTTACTAA
- a CDS encoding DUF6785 family protein, which produces MHGKIRKRAILLGTLFGLLICAFTPFNNAYLNATPLAGGHFPLAPFFILAWLTAICALHRKLLHSRPLLTGLDLISMWILMVIVSGISYTGLARTFFINLTAPFHFASIGNRWKETLQPLLPEALHPTDPNAVEQLYNGIKGGPFMDNIDIFKAIPWASWLTPLMWWGFFILLCYFMMLCLTNIFSRQWVENERLNFPLLQLPRFMEEAMDQGLYGSFLGNKFFLIGLIFCIFLHLINGLHFYIPSVPEIPTLILAGKYFAKTGLFSGFYKLKIYFYPAFVGFAFLASRQISFSFWFFFLLGGLFYGILGAAGLNIPASALGVTFGPTLTRPEETQMIGAYLVFFCFIIWLARQHLKQVIKEAFGAESTRGDAEWMSLRFSFWGLAISGLLLTGWCVYFGIPLLVAVIVLLAFFVFTLVASKAICQGGIAYFTLTAAPIDSITSLFGSKFFGSVGIAVTAMCQKILFVDLRESLMPSLVHGSKINEWLDNKRLFLLGITVILLLGVIVSFGAMLVVCYKYGIRELQLDWATRTSMNVYDNVVRIIQEPAATSHWVTTFATIGAVVMFTLVLAYNRLPWWPLHPIGYLTAYSSAMKILWFSFFLGWICNQLTLRYGGVGLFKRVRYLFFGLIMGDFLMGGMWALYGLYAGQSYQVLPG; this is translated from the coding sequence ATGCACGGTAAAATAAGGAAAAGAGCGATTCTGCTGGGCACACTTTTCGGACTGCTCATCTGCGCTTTCACACCTTTCAACAATGCCTACTTGAATGCAACACCATTGGCCGGGGGACATTTTCCTCTGGCCCCATTCTTCATACTGGCATGGCTGACCGCGATCTGCGCACTGCACCGCAAGCTGCTGCACTCGCGCCCGTTGCTGACCGGTCTGGACCTGATATCCATGTGGATTCTTATGGTCATTGTTTCCGGGATCTCCTACACAGGACTTGCAAGGACGTTTTTCATAAACCTGACCGCGCCCTTCCATTTTGCCTCCATTGGCAACAGATGGAAGGAAACCCTGCAACCCCTGCTGCCGGAAGCGCTGCATCCCACCGATCCCAATGCTGTGGAACAGCTCTATAACGGCATCAAGGGCGGGCCGTTCATGGACAACATTGATATATTCAAGGCCATTCCCTGGGCATCATGGCTGACCCCACTGATGTGGTGGGGATTTTTTATACTGCTCTGCTATTTCATGATGCTCTGCCTGACCAACATTTTCAGCAGACAATGGGTGGAAAACGAACGCTTGAATTTCCCTCTGCTACAGCTGCCCCGTTTTATGGAAGAAGCCATGGATCAGGGATTGTACGGATCATTCCTTGGAAACAAATTTTTTCTGATCGGCTTGATTTTCTGCATCTTCCTGCATCTGATCAACGGCCTGCACTTCTACATTCCGTCCGTGCCGGAAATACCGACCCTGATTCTGGCTGGGAAATACTTTGCCAAAACCGGGCTATTTTCCGGTTTCTATAAGCTCAAGATTTATTTCTACCCCGCATTCGTTGGTTTTGCGTTTCTCGCCTCGCGACAGATTTCATTCAGCTTCTGGTTTTTCTTTCTGCTCGGCGGCTTGTTCTACGGAATCCTCGGTGCTGCCGGACTGAATATTCCGGCCTCAGCGCTGGGTGTTACCTTCGGTCCGACCCTGACCCGGCCGGAAGAAACACAAATGATAGGAGCTTATCTGGTATTTTTCTGCTTCATTATCTGGCTGGCCCGACAGCACCTCAAGCAGGTGATCAAAGAAGCTTTTGGAGCGGAATCCACTCGCGGTGATGCGGAATGGATGTCCTTGCGTTTCTCTTTCTGGGGTCTGGCCATATCCGGCCTGCTGCTTACCGGATGGTGCGTGTACTTCGGTATCCCCCTGCTGGTAGCGGTCATAGTTTTACTGGCTTTCTTCGTTTTTACGCTGGTTGCGTCCAAAGCAATATGTCAGGGCGGTATCGCTTACTTCACCCTGACAGCAGCACCGATCGACAGCATCACCAGCCTGTTCGGGTCTAAATTTTTCGGTTCGGTAGGAATCGCCGTTACCGCCATGTGCCAGAAAATCCTTTTCGTAGACCTGCGTGAATCACTGATGCCGTCACTTGTGCACGGTTCCAAGATTAATGAATGGCTGGATAACAAACGTCTATTCCTGCTGGGTATAACTGTGATTCTGCTGCTTGGCGTAATAGTCTCTTTCGGGGCCATGCTAGTGGTCTGCTACAAATATGGTATCCGCGAATTACAGCTGGACTGGGCAACACGCACCTCCATGAACGTATACGATAATGTTGTACGCATAATTCAAGAGCCAGCCGCAACTTCGCACTGGGTAACCACTTTTGCCACCATAGGAGCAGTTGTAATGTTCACTCTGGTGCTGGCTTATAACAGACTGCCCTGGTGGCCGCTGCATCCAATCGGATACCTGACCGCATACAGCTCGGCCATGAAAATCCTCTGGTTCAGCTTTTTCCTCGGCTGGATCTGCAACCAGCTTACGCTCCGCTATGGCGGAGTAGGACTTTTCAAACGGGTGCGCTACCTCTTCTTCGGACTGATCATGGGTGATTTTCTCATGGGCGGAATGTGGGCTCTCTACGGACTGTACGCCGGACAAAGCTATCAGGTTCTGCCGGGATAA